One window of Magallana gigas chromosome 2, xbMagGiga1.1, whole genome shotgun sequence genomic DNA carries:
- the LOC105335152 gene encoding sodium/mannose cotransporter SLC5A10, giving the protein MEVGLDNWVDILVIALYFVFVMLVGLWSMCRKERNTTKGYFLAGRSMTWFPIGASLFASNIGSEHFIGLAGSGAAGGIAVVAFEWGASLCLLLLGWVFLPIYLSSGLFTIPEYLSRRFGGNRLRIYLSLLALFLYICTKISVDIYAGSVFVQQSLGWNTYISIAAILAVTAIYTVVGGLAAVIFTDTLQTIIMLTGSVVLAIMGFVKVGGIDGLMVKYFEAVPKQYADSNATYVHNITYSNSSCGLPRDDAFHILRDPLTSDLPWPGVLVRSTFVSMWYWCADQVIVQRTLAAKNIGHARAATLMAGYLKFLPLFLIIMPGMISRVLFPDTVGCADPDTCMKVCENPSGCSNIAYPSLILGLAPVGMRGLMMAVMLAALMSSLTSVFNSAATVFTMDIWRRVRKQATEREQLIVGKVFVVVLVGISILWIPLIKAAQQGQLFLYIQALTGYIAPPICSVFLLAVFVPRVTEKGAFWGMMVGQVSGLIRMVLDFVYPSPGCGQPDHRPAVVAKVHFTYFSALLLVLTALVVVFISLLEKPQRNKSSKGLTFWTVERVRPPPKNEPDIPETLQRPARITPPDDYVTYPMREIVNEAYHSDENVDDQKVTSVDDIKQNGEPNRIQEKTAETNHIESERPLLRRTKSNRDAVFDKVVRQSKTEETVTDYRLTSGSEGNENADDSDGVTVELRNKRIRVKKSSYASDMSLEIHSEFLKRKSEVEKAKELERIQELERQIELEKQREIKRQREIERRELERINELERQKELERIRIQELQRQELERTRRLELEAREKSVDPVQEVMRKKLYIDSKFDFFLNLNAIILMCVFVFLYCIFA; this is encoded by the exons ATGGAGGTGGGCCTTGATAACTGGGTGGACATTCTGGTCATCGCCCTGTACTTCGTGTTCGTGATGCTGGTCGGACTTTGG TCTATGTGCAGAAAGGAGAGAAATACAACCAAAGGTTACTTTCTAGCGGGCCGCTCTATGACATGGTTTCCT ATTGGTGCTTCGTTGTTTGCCAGCAACATTGGGAGTGAACATTTCATTGGTCTTGCAGGCAGCGGGGCGGCTGGTGGAATCGCTGTTGTAGCATTTGAATGGggt GCATCACTTTGTCTTCTTCTGCTAGGATGGGTCTTTCTGCCTATCTACCTATCATCCGGG TTGTTTACCATTCCCGAGTATCTTTCTCGGCGTTTTGGAGGCAATCGACTGAGGATCTACCTAAGCTTGCTCGCCCTGTTTCTGTATATATGTACCAAAATATCG GTCGATATATACGCCGGTTCAGTGTTTGTTCAACAGTCCTTAGGATGGAACACGTATATTTCTATAGCAGCCATACTGGCCGTTACTGCGATTTATACTGTCGTAG GAGGTCTGGCCGCGGTTATTTTCACAGACACCTTACAAACCATCATAATGTTGACTGGTTCTGTTGTCTTGGCAATAATGG GGTTTGTGAAGGTTGGGGGCATAGATGGCCTGATGGTCAaatattttgaagctgttccAAAACAATACGCGGATTCCAATGCCACGTATGTACATAACATAACGTATTCCAACAGTTCCTGTGGACTGCCTCGTGACGACGCCTTTCATATTTTGAGAGACCCTTTGACCTCTGACCTTCCGTGGCCAGGAGTCTTGGTCCGTTCTACGTTTGTTTCCATGTGGTATTGGTGTGCTGATCAG GTAATTGTACAAAGGACATTGGCAGCTAAAAACATTGGCCATGCACGGGCCGCAACGCTAATGGCCGGGTATTTGAAGTTTTTACCTCTCTTTTTAATCATCATGCCTGGAATGATAAGTCGAGTACTGTTTCCAG acacGGTTGGCTGTGCTGATCCAGACACTTGCATGAAGGTCTGTGAAAATCCCTCCGGTTGTTCCAACATTGCATATCCATCCCTTATCTTAGGACTAGCTCCAGTAG GCATGCGCGGTTTGATGATGGCTGTGATGCTGGCTGCTCTGATGAGTTCTCTAACTTCCGTTTTCAACAGCGCCGCCACTGTGTTCACTATGGATATATGGAGACGTGTGCGGAAGCAGGCAACCGAGAGGGAGCAGCTAATTGTCGGAAA AGTGTTTGTAGTGGTACTGGTGGGTATCAGTATCTTATGGATCCCTTTGATAAAGGCGGCTCAACAAGGACAGTTGTTCCTTTACATACAGGCCCTAACAGGCTACATAGCTCCACCGATCTGCTCTGTATTTCTGCTGGCTGTATTTGTACCAAGGGTCACAGAAAAG GGAGCGTTCTGGGGCATGATGGTGGGGCAGGTGAGTGGATTGATAAGGATGGTTCTGGACTTCGTGTATCCCTCCCCTGGCTGTGGGCAACCCGACCATCGTCCAGCTGTAGTTGCCAAAGTccattttacttacttttccgCGTTGCTCCTGGTTTTAACAGCTTTGGTTGTGGTTTTCATCAGTCTTCTCGAGAAACCTCAAAGAAACAAATCG AGTAAAGGGTTGACTTTTTGGACGGTTGAGCGTGTGCGACCTCCACCGAAAAATGAACCAGACATTCCAGAAACATTGCAACGGCCAGCAAGAATTACACCCCCTGACGATTATGTGACCTATCCTATGAGAGAAATTGTAAACGAGGCGTACCACAGTGATGAAAATGTTGACGATCAAAAGGTGACATCAGTGGATGACATTAAACAAAATGGTGAACCGAACCGCATCCAGGAAAAGACTGCCGAAACAAATCACATAGAGAGTGAGCGTCCTCTACTCAGACGCACCAAGTCCAATCGGGACGCTGTGTTTGACAAGGTCGTGAGGCAGAGCAAGACAGAAGAGACTGTGACCGACTACAGGTTGACGAGTGGGAGCGAGGGCAATGAGAACGCAGACGACAGTGACGGCGTTACTGTGGAGCTGAGAAACAAGAGGATCCGTGTCAAAA aaagtTCCTATGCCAGTGATATGTCTTTGGAGATACATTCGGAATTCCTCAAACGAAAAAGCGAAGTGGAGAAAGCGAAGGAACTGGAGAGAATTCAAGAACTTGAAAGACAAATAGAGCTAGAGAAACAGAGGGAAATCAAACGTCAGAGGGAAATTGAGAGAAGGGAGTTGGAGAGGATAAATGAGTTGGAGAGACAGAAGGAGTTAGAGAGAATTCGAATTCAGGAACTCCAACGCCAAGAACTGGAAAGGACCAGAAGGCTGGAGTTGGAAGCCAGAGAAAAAAGCGTGGACCCGGTGCAAGAGGTGATGAGAAAGAAACTTTACATAGATTCCAAGTTTGACTTTTTTCTGAATCTGAATGCCATTATATTaatgtgtgtgtttgtgttttTGTACTGTATCTTCGCATGA